Proteins co-encoded in one Candidatus Ozemobacteraceae bacterium genomic window:
- a CDS encoding DnaB-like helicase C-terminal domain-containing protein, protein MAKSRRRATEQENPVPDRETGAVVSLPPAAGEQLTVLDQMLHEMAVDEEIILANLAFDPAIIGKQLRDKRFTVSDFQGVESNRALLGVFLDTIEAEEALNAANVTRRLENERKAGKPLIEWIGRERVQRLFTAPFGAPGVAMTEDIEPVVDRIRDRNVRTQARRLLVLYAEKVARSSDDAYEVLGGCIQELRTLFLQGSAGYIRNMDAHIDEMRELVQEHRQRRKGYIGYETDFPILQERLNGIQKQFYLVTGGVGMGKSTFVTQLAWDLAASNPELTVLYFSLDLNRLDVTAKLVAHASDVPIDYVKNPYLANVAFEQRRQDGLAKVAEMRERLLIIDEGNGRIFLDDVRKLVKRTKLERGGDVAVIIDPIFKIHIKNDRLNFNERCNLLSAELKTISAVEGVTLIATAGLPKAISNRRPVREDLEEIMGLLYDPYVVMFLYCDYLNDFETPFLEWEWGKDNFMIPISELLIAKNKMGAINSRIFFRYYESYSRFRECAPQEVENYNAMIENLEKYKEVKRKNRGPAPSSPQAGGGGRQSGGREDEF, encoded by the coding sequence GTGGCAAAAAGCCGTCGACGCGCGACCGAGCAGGAAAATCCCGTTCCAGACAGGGAAACCGGCGCGGTTGTCTCGTTGCCGCCAGCCGCCGGCGAGCAACTCACGGTTCTCGACCAGATGCTGCACGAAATGGCCGTCGACGAGGAGATCATTCTCGCCAACCTCGCGTTCGATCCGGCCATCATCGGAAAACAGCTGCGCGACAAGCGGTTCACCGTTTCTGACTTCCAGGGCGTCGAGTCGAATCGGGCGCTGCTGGGCGTGTTCCTCGACACGATCGAGGCGGAAGAGGCGCTGAACGCTGCGAACGTCACGCGGCGCCTGGAGAACGAGCGCAAAGCGGGCAAGCCGCTCATCGAATGGATCGGTCGCGAACGCGTGCAACGGCTGTTCACGGCCCCCTTCGGCGCTCCGGGCGTCGCGATGACCGAAGACATCGAGCCGGTCGTCGACCGCATCCGCGACCGCAACGTGCGCACCCAGGCCCGGCGTCTGTTGGTTCTGTACGCCGAGAAGGTCGCCCGCTCATCCGACGATGCCTACGAAGTGCTCGGCGGCTGCATTCAGGAGCTGCGCACGCTGTTCCTGCAGGGCAGCGCCGGGTATATCCGCAACATGGACGCCCACATCGACGAGATGCGCGAACTGGTGCAGGAGCATCGGCAGCGCCGCAAAGGGTATATCGGCTACGAAACCGACTTCCCGATTCTGCAGGAACGCCTGAACGGCATCCAGAAACAGTTTTACCTCGTCACGGGCGGCGTCGGCATGGGCAAATCGACCTTCGTCACCCAGCTCGCCTGGGACCTGGCCGCGAGCAACCCCGAGCTGACCGTGCTGTATTTCAGCCTCGACCTCAATCGGCTCGACGTCACGGCCAAGCTCGTGGCGCACGCCTCCGACGTGCCGATCGATTACGTGAAGAACCCGTATCTGGCCAATGTTGCGTTCGAACAGCGGCGCCAGGACGGCCTCGCAAAGGTCGCGGAGATGCGGGAGCGGCTTCTCATCATCGACGAGGGAAACGGCCGCATCTTCCTCGACGACGTGCGCAAGCTGGTCAAGCGCACGAAGCTCGAGCGCGGCGGCGACGTGGCCGTGATCATCGACCCGATCTTCAAGATTCACATCAAGAACGACCGGCTGAACTTCAACGAGCGGTGCAACCTGCTTTCGGCCGAGCTGAAAACGATCTCCGCCGTCGAGGGCGTGACGCTCATCGCCACGGCAGGCCTGCCGAAGGCCATCAGCAATCGCCGCCCCGTGCGCGAAGACCTCGAGGAAATCATGGGCCTGCTGTACGACCCGTATGTCGTGATGTTCCTGTACTGCGACTACCTCAACGATTTCGAGACGCCATTCCTCGAATGGGAGTGGGGCAAAGACAATTTCATGATCCCGATCAGCGAGCTGCTGATCGCGAAAAACAAGATGGGGGCGATCAATTCCCGCATCTTCTTCCGCTATTACGAATCCTATTCGCGGTTCCGCGAATGCGCGCCGCAGGAGGTCGAAAACTACAACGCCATGATCGAAAACCTCGAGAAATACAAGGAAGTGAAGCGCAAGAACCGAGGACCGGCGCCGTCGTCGCCGCAGGCGGGCGGGGGCGGCAGGCAGAGTGGCGGCCGGGAGGATGAATTCTGA
- a CDS encoding response regulator, with protein sequence MRQAKPSVLFVDGDQNILDGLRRLVLARRLDWLTYYVKTPREALESIVNFPPDVIIADLFLPPVYGETLLEIARRAHPEIVRMVLSTEADRESEAFLRSTQSAQQFLTKPCRIEELETAVQRALNLRHLLRQPRLVRIIGGIPNLPSLPPLYNELARELESDTASLDRIGDIISKDLSMTARLLHLVNSALFGLPRRITSPKEAAGLLGINMIKSLVLYAKLFYAAPESPIPGLSLDDIWAHSSLTSVLSREIVRAERGTQHMMEEAMLAGMMHDFGKLLIMDADSYIRPILRRFREGEEFTKAEYAEYATSHAEIGAYLLGLWGFPDAVVEAVACHHRPSQLRQSEFSLVTAVHVANALLQNAAQPALDEEYLADIGMTSHVSDWLALCNRHIGKIRG encoded by the coding sequence ATGAGACAGGCCAAACCATCGGTTCTTTTTGTCGACGGCGACCAGAACATCCTGGACGGCTTGAGACGCCTGGTCCTCGCCCGGCGCCTGGACTGGCTCACCTATTACGTGAAAACGCCTCGCGAAGCGCTCGAATCGATCGTGAACTTCCCCCCCGACGTCATCATCGCGGATCTGTTCCTGCCGCCGGTATACGGCGAAACGCTGCTCGAGATCGCCCGAAGGGCCCATCCCGAAATCGTTCGGATGGTCCTCTCGACCGAAGCCGACAGAGAGTCCGAGGCGTTTCTCCGGTCGACGCAGTCGGCCCAGCAGTTTCTCACCAAGCCCTGCAGGATCGAGGAACTGGAGACGGCGGTGCAACGGGCGCTCAACCTGCGGCATCTCCTCCGTCAGCCGCGCCTGGTCAGAATCATCGGCGGCATTCCGAACCTGCCGAGCCTGCCGCCCCTCTACAACGAGCTTGCCCGAGAACTCGAGTCCGACACGGCCTCCCTCGACCGGATCGGCGACATCATCTCGAAAGATCTCTCGATGACGGCCCGGCTGCTGCACCTGGTGAACTCGGCCCTGTTCGGGCTTCCGCGCCGGATTACGAGCCCGAAGGAGGCGGCAGGTCTGCTCGGGATCAACATGATAAAGTCTCTCGTATTATATGCTAAGCTATTTTATGCCGCTCCGGAATCGCCCATTCCCGGCCTCTCGCTGGATGACATCTGGGCTCACAGCTCGCTGACATCCGTCCTCTCGCGGGAAATCGTCCGGGCCGAGCGGGGAACGCAGCACATGATGGAGGAAGCCATGCTCGCGGGCATGATGCACGACTTCGGAAAACTGCTGATCATGGATGCGGACAGTTACATACGCCCGATTCTCCGCCGGTTCCGCGAGGGCGAGGAGTTCACGAAGGCGGAGTATGCGGAATACGCGACCTCCCACGCCGAAATCGGCGCGTATCTTCTCGGCCTGTGGGGCTTTCCCGATGCGGTCGTGGAAGCCGTCGCCTGCCATCACCGCCCGTCGCAACTGCGTCAGAGCGAATTTTCACTGGTCACGGCGGTGCATGTGGCGAACGCGCTTCTCCAAAACGCCGCCCAGCCGGCGCTCGACGAGGAGTATCTTGCGGACATCGGCATGACGTCACACGTTTCCGACTGGCTCGCACTCTGCAACCGGCACATCGGGAAAATTCGCGGATGA
- a CDS encoding fused response regulator/phosphatase, which translates to MSLFPAKSKPRILLVDDDPALLASYSRDLVGTWDVSSAGDGTAGLRAVEAGPTFAVVVSNFRMPGMDGAAFLRNVKEIAPETTRIMLTGELDLGVAVQAVNEASIFRFLTKPCSADQLQAALTEGLKLHELVQAEKAARSQELHIASEIQQTLLFGNVPAVVSGVDFACFTQPSQGIDGDFIDIIEHRTGCFDVIVGDVMGKGLHAALIGAGTKHAFARAFGRLAIANCEAGSQEIPSPEMIVRRVHEDVGENLATLDSFATLVYARFDLKAHKLIWVDAGHTTSLVYSAKSRRFTHLKGDFQPLGFPELKRYHQLEHPIRSGDIAFFYSDGFTERRNDEGRMFGIEGLETLIAAAPEAPPKALLETIFKHVSDFGGNTPFNDDLTGILVKIR; encoded by the coding sequence ATGAGCCTCTTTCCAGCGAAGTCAAAGCCCCGCATTCTCCTGGTCGACGACGATCCGGCTCTTCTGGCGTCGTACAGCCGCGATCTCGTGGGAACGTGGGACGTATCCTCGGCCGGAGACGGAACCGCAGGATTGCGCGCCGTCGAGGCCGGCCCGACCTTCGCGGTCGTCGTGTCCAACTTCCGGATGCCCGGCATGGACGGCGCGGCTTTCCTCAGGAACGTGAAAGAGATCGCACCGGAAACGACCCGCATCATGCTCACGGGCGAACTGGACCTCGGGGTCGCAGTCCAGGCCGTGAACGAGGCCAGCATTTTCCGTTTTCTGACCAAGCCGTGCTCGGCAGACCAGCTTCAGGCGGCTCTCACGGAAGGGCTGAAACTGCATGAACTCGTCCAGGCCGAAAAAGCCGCCAGGAGCCAGGAACTTCATATTGCAAGCGAAATACAACAGACGCTCCTGTTCGGGAACGTGCCGGCGGTCGTCAGCGGCGTCGATTTTGCCTGTTTTACCCAGCCTTCTCAGGGAATCGACGGCGATTTCATCGACATCATCGAGCACCGCACCGGCTGTTTCGACGTCATCGTCGGCGATGTGATGGGAAAGGGCCTTCACGCGGCGCTCATCGGAGCGGGAACGAAGCACGCGTTCGCACGGGCGTTCGGCCGCCTCGCCATCGCGAACTGCGAAGCGGGCTCGCAGGAAATTCCCTCTCCCGAAATGATCGTCCGGCGCGTCCATGAGGACGTCGGCGAGAATCTCGCCACGCTCGACAGCTTCGCCACCCTGGTGTATGCGAGATTCGATCTGAAGGCCCACAAACTCATCTGGGTCGACGCCGGACACACGACGAGCCTCGTCTACTCCGCGAAAAGCCGCCGTTTCACGCACCTGAAAGGCGATTTCCAACCGCTCGGCTTTCCCGAACTCAAGCGTTACCACCAGCTCGAACACCCGATCAGGTCAGGCGACATCGCCTTTTTCTATTCCGACGGCTTCACCGAACGGCGAAACGACGAAGGCCGGATGTTCGGCATCGAAGGCCTCGAAACCCTCATCGCCGCCGCCCCCGAAGCCCCGCCCAAAGCCCTGCTCGAAACCATTTTCAAACACGTCTCCGACTTCGGCGGCAACACACCTTTCAACGACGACCTCACCGGCATCCTCGTAAAAATTCGCTAG
- a CDS encoding NFACT family protein has product MDFAVLRRHVGETAALWKGRPPIVARAVDLAPSGFGLVLKTPAGWECLQIHLTPEQQGFRLSPGWEESPIESPLTRMMNQHLKDGRIEGLELYETAPGCANDRIVRWRLVTRDAFFHTSKRFALIGEFTGRIANLLLCDADGIVIEQARQTGNNRPHEGYRPPAAPSANMLNPATASNELLGEILAAPPKTWPDRLTAFSPLSAKELAFRRAATPERDAVALLLDLAVEATAQEIPVRIYTPPGRAPVLSVFEARHLVAAGAGVREAATVNAALAMLETELLRPKRLEALREQAKAGFERDLKAKERLLEAQKSLQSDYADAEAWRRCGDLLLTHVRDIPPRATESRLTDWEAGAEVVIPLDPLRTPAQNAQKYFHKYKKALRGREETARRIADLQGEIAWLREQIWLCENADSAADLVALPSAKPGRRRGSHTGRNDAERARAAAKAVKPLVEIDGCRFYVGRNGRQNDLVTFQIGKRGDVWFHANDVPGAHVVARRPGGTPTDEDLRRGAVLAAWFSFARQSSKVPVDYTDIAHIKRIPGGGAGRVNYTHQKTMYVDPADAKEILVSI; this is encoded by the coding sequence ATGGATTTTGCGGTGTTGCGGCGGCATGTGGGGGAGACGGCGGCGCTCTGGAAGGGAAGGCCGCCGATCGTTGCGCGTGCTGTCGATTTGGCGCCGTCGGGGTTCGGGTTGGTTTTGAAGACGCCGGCGGGATGGGAGTGTCTGCAGATTCACCTGACTCCTGAGCAACAGGGATTCCGGCTGTCACCTGGCTGGGAGGAGTCGCCGATCGAGTCGCCTCTGACGCGGATGATGAACCAACACCTCAAGGATGGGCGTATCGAAGGTCTGGAGCTTTACGAGACGGCGCCAGGTTGCGCGAACGATCGAATCGTGCGATGGCGGCTGGTGACTCGGGACGCGTTCTTTCACACGTCGAAGCGATTTGCGCTGATCGGCGAGTTCACCGGGCGCATTGCGAACCTGCTTCTCTGTGATGCTGACGGAATCGTCATCGAACAGGCTCGCCAAACCGGCAACAACCGCCCTCATGAGGGATATCGGCCGCCGGCGGCGCCATCCGCGAACATGCTGAACCCGGCAACGGCATCGAATGAACTCCTGGGCGAAATTCTCGCTGCGCCTCCGAAGACATGGCCTGACCGACTGACGGCGTTTTCACCCCTTTCCGCAAAGGAACTCGCTTTCAGACGCGCTGCGACTCCCGAGCGGGATGCTGTTGCCCTGCTTCTCGATCTCGCTGTCGAGGCCACTGCGCAGGAAATCCCCGTCAGAATCTATACGCCTCCTGGCCGCGCCCCGGTTCTCAGCGTATTCGAAGCGAGGCATCTCGTTGCGGCTGGCGCCGGGGTGCGTGAAGCGGCAACCGTCAACGCGGCCCTGGCCATGCTTGAAACAGAGCTTCTTCGGCCAAAACGGCTCGAAGCACTTCGGGAACAGGCCAAGGCGGGCTTCGAACGCGATCTGAAAGCGAAGGAGCGACTCCTCGAGGCCCAAAAATCGCTTCAAAGCGACTATGCTGACGCCGAGGCCTGGCGCCGCTGCGGTGACCTGCTGCTCACGCATGTCCGTGACATCCCTCCCCGTGCGACGGAGAGCCGGCTGACCGATTGGGAAGCCGGCGCCGAGGTCGTCATCCCGCTCGATCCGCTTCGCACGCCGGCGCAGAACGCCCAAAAGTATTTTCATAAATATAAAAAGGCGCTGCGGGGCCGCGAGGAGACGGCCCGGCGTATCGCCGACCTGCAGGGCGAGATTGCCTGGCTTCGCGAGCAGATCTGGCTGTGCGAGAACGCCGATTCGGCCGCGGATCTGGTGGCTCTCCCATCGGCAAAGCCGGGCAGGCGCAGAGGGAGCCATACAGGCCGAAACGACGCCGAGCGGGCGCGGGCTGCCGCGAAGGCCGTCAAGCCGCTTGTCGAGATAGACGGATGCCGGTTTTACGTCGGTCGTAACGGGAGGCAGAACGATCTCGTCACCTTCCAGATCGGAAAACGGGGCGATGTCTGGTTCCATGCCAACGACGTTCCGGGGGCGCATGTCGTTGCCCGACGGCCGGGCGGGACGCCGACGGATGAAGACCTGAGGCGGGGCGCCGTGCTTGCGGCCTGGTTCAGTTTCGCGCGGCAAAGCTCGAAGGTGCCGGTCGATTATACGGATATCGCGCACATCAAGCGCATTCCCGGCGGCGGGGCCGGGCGCGTCAATTACACGCATCAGAAGACCATGTATGTCGATCCCGCAGATGCCAAGGAAATATTGGTTTCAATATAA
- a CDS encoding tetratricopeptide repeat protein, with translation METAAELFQKGVEYQERGMIDHAISEYSRALDLEPGNVDVLINLGAAYLQKGMPDKSTQLLTKVLADHPDNALALFNLGKAYLYKEEAAKALTVFERAMAVLPEDLAVRRSLIQSLLLLGRKEEAASLMLGMLEHLVGDANTLLDLGRMLYEQKRYPEALDVYRKAVSAAVDSSAALEGLVRCQIVLDMKDKAITSLKRALMLDPRNPSLHLLMVDLLIGQNEVENAVDHLKRALENDPQQPDLRAKLEELMRKLPALRKRLEAEAIEAKSSLFETDVYDILDGLYDGKVSVEDALEAFAKLRRKDPADMFVAGEMANLLFQARRFNAAADVYNEIYHVMPRDVRARINLAKSVAMGGRVGDARRFLQDSLRDQPMSVDLALALVELDLLERDFKAAWQMLEKPLSENPDNTHCLFLRGYLGVRLNAYDEADRVFKKLLTLTPRDEESAVWFSRLCILRGRPMDASPVWEAFQDGIESLVELVTLVELAMAAGKAAEVKTLLQRIGEIRPNFLEEHILNGKVCLYSGEFNEAVHHFDAALADDPENAEALAAAAMANLARNKVPKFWMCWQRAMESDALYAVLAGLTVCRALNYTQRERLKAETKRMLEISVADQLDKQRVSALLAAL, from the coding sequence ATGGAAACCGCTGCCGAACTGTTTCAAAAAGGCGTTGAATACCAGGAACGCGGCATGATCGACCATGCCATCTCGGAGTACAGCCGCGCCCTCGATCTCGAGCCGGGCAACGTCGACGTGCTGATCAACCTCGGGGCCGCCTACCTGCAGAAGGGGATGCCCGACAAATCGACCCAGCTTCTGACGAAGGTACTCGCCGACCATCCCGACAACGCGCTGGCCCTGTTCAACCTCGGGAAAGCGTATCTCTACAAGGAAGAGGCCGCGAAAGCGCTGACGGTTTTCGAGCGCGCGATGGCCGTTCTGCCGGAAGATCTCGCCGTCCGCCGCTCGCTCATCCAGTCCCTCCTGCTGCTCGGCCGGAAGGAAGAGGCCGCGTCGCTGATGCTGGGCATGCTCGAGCACCTGGTCGGCGATGCGAACACCCTGCTCGATCTCGGCCGGATGCTGTACGAGCAAAAACGGTATCCCGAGGCTCTCGACGTGTATCGGAAAGCCGTCAGCGCCGCCGTCGACTCGTCGGCCGCGCTCGAAGGCCTGGTGCGGTGCCAGATCGTTCTCGACATGAAGGACAAGGCGATCACCTCGCTCAAGCGGGCCCTGATGCTCGATCCGCGGAACCCCTCGCTGCACCTTCTGATGGTCGATCTGCTGATCGGCCAGAACGAGGTCGAGAACGCCGTCGACCACCTCAAGCGAGCGCTGGAAAACGATCCGCAGCAGCCCGACCTGCGCGCCAAGCTCGAAGAGCTGATGCGCAAGCTTCCCGCGCTTCGCAAACGGCTCGAGGCCGAGGCGATCGAGGCGAAGAGCAGCCTGTTCGAAACCGACGTGTACGACATTCTTGACGGGCTCTACGACGGGAAGGTCAGTGTCGAGGACGCCCTCGAGGCGTTCGCGAAGCTGCGCCGGAAGGACCCCGCCGACATGTTTGTGGCGGGCGAGATGGCGAACCTGCTGTTCCAGGCCCGCCGATTCAACGCCGCCGCTGATGTATATAATGAAATATATCACGTCATGCCCCGCGACGTGCGGGCGCGCATCAACCTCGCAAAGTCCGTTGCGATGGGCGGCCGCGTGGGCGACGCCCGCCGGTTCCTCCAGGATTCGCTGCGCGACCAGCCGATGTCGGTCGACCTGGCGCTCGCGCTCGTCGAGCTCGACCTGCTGGAACGCGACTTCAAGGCCGCCTGGCAGATGCTCGAAAAGCCGCTTTCCGAGAACCCCGACAACACGCACTGCCTGTTCCTGCGCGGGTATCTCGGCGTCCGTCTCAACGCCTACGACGAGGCCGACCGGGTGTTCAAGAAGCTGCTGACCCTGACGCCCCGCGACGAGGAGTCGGCGGTCTGGTTCTCGCGGCTCTGCATCCTGCGCGGCCGGCCGATGGACGCATCGCCGGTCTGGGAGGCCTTCCAGGACGGCATCGAGAGCCTGGTCGAGCTGGTCACCCTCGTCGAACTCGCCATGGCCGCCGGCAAGGCCGCCGAGGTAAAGACGCTCCTGCAGCGCATCGGCGAGATCCGGCCGAACTTCCTCGAAGAGCACATCCTCAACGGCAAAGTCTGCCTGTATTCCGGCGAGTTCAACGAAGCCGTGCACCATTTCGATGCTGCGCTGGCCGACGACCCGGAAAACGCCGAAGCGCTCGCCGCCGCCGCGATGGCGAACCTCGCCCGCAACAAAGTGCCGAAATTCTGGATGTGCTGGCAGCGGGCCATGGAAAGCGACGCCCTGTACGCGGTGCTTGCCGGCCTGACGGTATGCCGCGCCCTCAACTACACCCAGCGCGAACGGCTGAAGGCCGAAACAAAGCGGATGCTCGAGATATCCGTCGCCGATCAGCTCGACAAACAGCGCGTCTCGGCCCTGCTCGCCGCATTGTGA